Below is a window of Naumovozyma castellii chromosome 9, complete genome DNA.
AAGAGGGAGAAGAAGGGTCTGTTCCACaagctgaagaagaagttgtGAGCGAGCAATCCGTATACGCCTCGGAACGCCGGATCGCGCTCGGATCGGCCGAAGACAAAGGGAGAAAGCCGAGCCTGTCAACGCCATGACTAAGACCCCTTTACTAAGCTTTCAGTGGATCACAAATTAAATATCGCACCGCCATCTCACGATCTCTCACGTATAAATACCTCTCTCTCAGCTGTAAACACAGATACCATCCGTCTTGTCTCTGTACTGTACTGTACTGTATACTCACTATCTAACTATCAACCAAACAATCTATCAATCAAACATGTCGTCCACTATATACAACACCAAGGCTAACTTCTCACACTCCACTGGATCATTCCTAAGAAGCGCCCCCGTCGAGTTGACCACAAGGGCAGGCTACGAGGACTTCATCAGAAAGCAGAACACCGCTGATATATCTACCATCCTAGAGAAGGATAACGGATCCCAGGGTTACATATTGAAGAACAACGAGGTCATCGCCACCGTCTCAGGTGAGGCAAAGGACTATCTGTACGAGTTGGCCGGTAACTAACCAATTTAGAACTACAACTAGCTAGAAACATTTCGCTATCATTTCATGGGCATACAGCATATATTTAACCTCTCTATAGAGCCATTTCATAAACAGTCTACATAAAcacaaaaaatattcattcatttcCATCGATCTAATATTCCAGTCTCATATTCGCACCGTTTGAAGGGTCGGGGTTTTCAACGCCTTTTCCTCACAGCGAACACgtaatgaaaataattaattgCAAATCCTTTCATTTACCTATATATGAACACTAATTAGTGGCTTCTAATCATCCCACTCGTATCACCTTTTCCCAACGAATTTTGAAGTAAAATTTGACTGTTCCATACGCTAATCTCTGCCTCATTTTCTCCAACCCAAAATGACTGAAACTACTCCTATTGAAACTGCCCCATTATctgaagaacaacaaccaGTCTCCTCCCCTGAGACCACTACTACCGATTCTGGTTctgaacaagaacaagaacaagaacaatcCCCAGCAACTTCTGCCAGCAACAACATCGTcactttgaaattattactCTCGTTAGCTGAATCCGCCGCAATAATAGGTTTAAAGGGTGCCagaattcaagaattgaaatctACAAACCATGTAAACATTAACATCTCAGAAAAGGTCCCTGGCTGTTCCGACAGAATCCTTACCTGCAAGGGTACTCTTTCGGGCGTCGCTAACACAATTAAAGACATTACTGTGGTCCTTAACAAGGAAATTACCACTCCAGCGGACAAACCATCcactttccaattcttgaaCTCCAAAATGGCTGAACCAACATTATCAGACTTCCAAACTTTGGAAACTCTCGACCATGTGAGAAGCGTGAGattaattctttccaatgTCAAAATCTCTACCATTATAGGGAAACAAGCAGCTACtttcaagaagatttgTCATGATAACGACGTTAGAATGGTCGCCACGAGAAACTTCTTGCCCGATAGCAGAGAACGTATCCTGGAAATCCAAAGTGATCCGGAACATATCAAGAAGGCCGTATTGGATATCTTGGAGATAATAACTGATAATAGTAACACTGCGTtggaattaaatgaaagaatatataCTCCACATGTCGGAAGGGCCCCCAATGCATCTCATTCAAATCAACAATATCAGGCGGTCGTGATGGTCCCTGAGTACCTTGTTGGTGCTATGATGGGTCATGGTGGATCTAGAATTGCAAACTTGAGAAAGTTTACCAAGACGTCTGtgaaaattgaaaaaaacgAAGAGGATGAAACAAAGAGAAAGTTCACCATTTTGGGGAACGTCGAAAAGAATGTCAAGTCCGCTGAAACTATGATGATGAGAAATTTGGACgcagaaattgaaagacatcatgaaagaagaagtcatgatgaaaataagaatgaaaatgataaatcaGAAACTACCACTGCTGAGGAAACTTCAAATAAACCAATCGCAGTGGAATTTTAGTCTTGTATGTAACATATATGATTGTAATAAGAactcaaaaaaaaaaactctataattttattcatttttttttttttacaaAGAACTATAAACAGTTTTATCTACAAATTGGTTTATTATTCACAAAAAATGATCATTTGAACTTCTTACCAAATAAGATCATTTGCAATTGATCGTACATGGAGATGACACCAGCACCGGCAACACCTCTCAAGATATTGGCACCACAACCCTTGAACAAAGATGCGACACCTTCAGCGGCAACAATCTTCTTGAAACAATCAAAGGCACCCTTATATTTAACCGCTTGGCCAGatgtcatcatcatttttcttctcacAGTATCCAAGGGGTAAGAACATGTAGAAGCACCTGTAGTGACAACCCAACCCAACAAGAATGAAGCTAAGAAGGAACCTTCAAGAGAACCTGTCAATAGCACAGGTTTAATGGAGTCATAAAGACCAAAATACAAACCTCTGTAAACGATAATACCAACAACTGATGGTAAGAACCCTCTGTATAAACCAGCAACACCATCAGATTTCAAAGTCTTCTTGTAAACATCGATTAACCCATTGAATTGTCTAGAACCACCCTTCTTGgaagatttggaatcaGCGGCCAATCTAGTTCTAGCAAAATCTAAAGAgtaaacaaataataatgataaccCACCAGCAGCACCACCAGAGGCTAAATTACCGGCAAACCATTTCCCATAACCATCTTCCTTCTTAAATCCAAACATCAATTTAATCTTGTCTTTAAAGGCAAAATTCAATGCTTGTGTTGGGAAATATCTAATAACATTGGCCGTGTTACCTCtccaaaatgaaattataCCTTCTTGTTGAGCGGTTCTTCTGAAACAATCAACAATACCCTTGTACTTGGTGTCTAGGGTACCTTGCTTAAGCATTtcattttgattttgaattaataatttaactCTTTCAATAGGTGATGCTGCTGTCTTGGCGACAGCGGCAGAAACACCACCCATTAAAAAGTCAATGGCAAAATTGGATTGAGGTTTCTCGGTACTCATTATCGTATTACTTTGTATCTTGTGGTCTTGCCCATTTGAAACATAATGCAAAGACTCATTCTCGAAGTTGGCGAACATTAAATCAGTCATTGACATAAAACGtcaaaaaataacaatgaCGACCTTTCTTCAAGTGTCCGTCACCTCCAACGATCTTTCCCTGTTTTACAGGTTGCATCCGTACATTCTCCAAAAAACTaacttcaagaaattttttaaaatttcaatccGCGTTCTTTTTCAGTTTTCCAGTTTCCTCTCCTTCTGGAGCCGACGGACAAACAGAGATCCGAGCCTAATGGTACGCGCCTTCTCATGGGGAACCTAGACGGAGGTCTCTTCACCATCCACCAAACTCTCCTTCTAACTTCGTCAACGTGAAATTATTCAGCAAAAGATATACCtgaatcttcaattcaatacatatcaaatttaataGTCGTATATTGTTTTGattattcttattaagTCGACTAGAAAGAACCAAAAGCAAAAATGTATGTCAGATGATGATTGAAGGAGGAGTAGTAAATCCATGATTAGTTGATAATTCGTGAAAGGATAGTATTGAATAGAACACAAATGAGTTTTTTGATTCGAACCAAAGAAGGTTGCATAGGTTATACATAATCCACGGAGAATGAACAGTAGTAAAGAACTATATCGTTGTGCTACAATACAATTGGGGAAGATATGTTTTGACCAACCAGGAAAAGAGGAATATCACTTAAAAGCAAAAAGCAAGAAACATCCCATAATTAGAGTTAACCTTCCTCCTAGGACGGAATTCTCTTATTTTCAGATTTAAACATCAACATGGCACTCCTCAAAGAAACCTTCTAAACGCAAACATGACAATTTACTAAcaatcaattaaatattttattttatttttttcttacAGGGCTAACTTACGTACTCAAAAGAGACTTGCCGCTTCTGTCATCGGTGTTGGTAAGGGAAAGGTCTGGTTAGACCCTAACGAAACTTCTGAATTGGCTCAAGCTAACTCCAGAGATGCCATCAGAAGATTGGTTAAGAACGGTACCATCGTCAAGAAGGCCGTCACTGTCCACTCCAGATCTAGAACTAGAGCTCACGCTTTATCTAAGAGAAATGGTCGTCACACTGGTTACGGTAAGAGAAAGGGTACCAAGGAAGCTCGTTTGCCATCCCAAGTTGTCTGGATCAGAAGATTACGTGTCTTGAGAAGATTATTGGCTAAGTACAGAGATGCCGGTAAGATTGACAAGCACTTATACCATGTCTTGTACAAGGAAGCTAAGGGTAACGCTTTCAAGCACAAGAGAGCTTTAGTTGAACACATTATCCAAGCCAAGGCTGATGCTCAACGTGAAAAGGCTTTGTCTGAAGAAGCTGAAGCTagaagattgaagaacaGAGCTGCTCGTGAAAGAAGAGCTCAAAGAATCAATGAAAAGAGAGAAGCTTTGTTGAAGGAAGATGCTTAATTTGCGAAAATTAAAGCACTATCTTTATAAACACCATTTTTCAACCTCCATTGTTATAATTTCCTTCTatataaattattctttataGCTTAAAAGgagaaaatatatatctGTAACCTAATTAAGTTCTGATTTTTAATACCTCAAGTTCgtattaattaataaaatagGAATGTGAATTTCAGTTATGCACTTTTTCTACGTATACAATTTATATCCTACAAATGACtgttttaaaataaacCTTCGATCTTTCCGTCATCATCAACTTCGACGTTCATATAACCAGCGTACGTGGAAAGACCTGGAATTGTCTGAATTTCTGCGGCTAATGCATATAGATACCCAGCCCCAATGGAGGCTCTGATATCTCTGATTGGGAATGTGAATCCCGTTGGGACACCCTTTAGCTTTGGATCATGGGACAAAGAATATTGAGTCTTAGCAATACAGATTGGTAGATTACCGAATCCTTGCTTCTTATAcatttcaatcttcttttgaGCGACTGGCGATATCTCGATGTTGGCACCTCCGTACATCTTTTGAACGATAGTTGTCAACTTATCCTCCACAGAATCATTTATGTCATATAGATATTTAAAATCGACAGGTTGAGTAGCAGTTGCCTTCATAACTGAATGAGCTAAGGCAAGAGCACCTTTCCCACCTTCTTGGAAGTGAGTGGTTGCAACAGCATCATAAGCACCGGCTTCAATAGAAGCCTTTCTGATAACTTCAATTTCAGCATCGGTATCAGAATCGAAACGATTGATAGCTACAACAACTGGAACACCGAATTGCTTTGCATTGGAAATTTGCTTACATAAATTAGCAACACCTTTAGCAACTAAATCAACATTCTCAGTGGTGTATTCCGATGGTAAACTTTGACCTGGCTTAACATCTGGAGCACCCCCATGTAGTTTCAAAGCTCTGACAGTAGCAACTAAAACAACAGTATCAGGAGTCAATTCAGAAGAACGACATtttatattgaaaaatctttcACCACCCATCGTGAAGTCGAACCCAGCTTCTGTAATAACATAACCAGGTTCTTGCTTTTCATTAGAAATGGAAGGCCTTTCTCCCATTAGCTTTAGCGCAATACGGTCTGCAATAACAGAAGATGCACCAATAGAAATATTGGCAAATGGACCGGCATGGACTAATACAGGGGTACCTTCCAAGGTTTGCATCAAATTAGGTTTGATTGCATCTGTTAGTAAAGCAGTCAGAGCACCTGTACAGCCGATATCTTCAACCGTGATTggattttcttcaaaatcagaagcaacaacaatacgGCCAATACGTTGCCTcatatctttcaaatccttAGATAGGGCTAAAATAGCCATTAATTCTGACGCCACTGTAATATCAAATCCTGTAGTTCTCGTAAATCCCTTTTCAGTTGGGGCTTCTCCAATAGTAACTTGTCTTAACATTCTATCATTGACATCCACTACTCTCTTAATGGAGATTGTATCTGGATTGATATTTAACCTGGCAAACTTGTTAATTTCTTCAGGTGTTAAATCATCTGGATTAGTCTTTTCAATACCTAACCTATTTAGTCTTCTTAACATTGATGCAGTAAACTTACGAACTCCATTCTTTTTAGGAACAAGCCTGTTATAGAACGTAGAGTCTTTTTTTTGTGTAGCTTCATGGAACATTCTAGTATCCACTGCAGCAGCTAACAAG
It encodes the following:
- the NCAS0I01310 gene encoding uncharacterized protein (ancestral locus Anc_3.320) translates to MSSTIYNTKANFSHSTGSFLRSAPVELTTRAGYEDFIRKQNTADISTILEKDNGSQGYILKNNEVIATVSGEAKDYLYELAGN
- the NCAS0I01320 gene encoding KH domain-containing protein (ancestral locus Anc_3.318) gives rise to the protein MTETTPIETAPLSEEQQPVSSPETTTTDSGSEQEQEQEQSPATSASNNIVTLKLLLSLAESAAIIGLKGARIQELKSTNHVNINISEKVPGCSDRILTCKGTLSGVANTIKDITVVLNKEITTPADKPSTFQFLNSKMAEPTLSDFQTLETLDHVRSVRLILSNVKISTIIGKQAATFKKICHDNDVRMVATRNFLPDSRERILEIQSDPEHIKKAVLDILEIITDNSNTALELNERIYTPHVGRAPNASHSNQQYQAVVMVPEYLVGAMMGHGGSRIANLRKFTKTSVKIEKNEEDETKRKFTILGNVEKNVKSAETMMMRNLDAEIERHHERRSHDENKNENDKSETTTAEETSNKPIAVEF
- the AAC3 gene encoding ADP/ATP carrier protein AAC3 (ancestral locus Anc_3.316) — translated: MSMTDLMFANFENESLHYVSNGQDHKIQSNTIMSTEKPQSNFAIDFLMGGVSAAVAKTAASPIERVKLLIQNQNEMLKQGTLDTKYKGIVDCFRRTAQQEGIISFWRGNTANVIRYFPTQALNFAFKDKIKLMFGFKKEDGYGKWFAGNLASGGAAGGLSLLFVYSLDFARTRLAADSKSSKKGGSRQFNGLIDVYKKTLKSDGVAGLYRGFLPSVVGIIVYRGLYFGLYDSIKPVLLTGSLEGSFLASFLLGWVVTTGASTCSYPLDTVRRKMMMTSGQAVKYKGAFDCFKKIVAAEGVASLFKGCGANILRGVAGAGVISMYDQLQMILFGKKFK
- the RPL19A gene encoding 60S ribosomal protein eL19 (ancestral locus Anc_3.312) — encoded protein: MANLRTQKRLAASVIGVGKGKVWLDPNETSELAQANSRDAIRRLVKNGTIVKKAVTVHSRSRTRAHALSKRNGRHTGYGKRKGTKEARLPSQVVWIRRLRVLRRLLAKYRDAGKIDKHLYHVLYKEAKGNAFKHKRALVEHIIQAKADAQREKALSEEAEARRLKNRAARERRAQRINEKREALLKEDA
- the MIS1 gene encoding trifunctional formate-tetrahydrofolate ligase/methenyltetrahydrofolate cyclohydrolase/methylenetetrahydrofolate dehydrogenase MIS1 (ancestral locus Anc_3.311), which translates into the protein MFSRLILAKSPALLRIKGRSRSSLNLAFLYHTLSGTKLAKTIRVKANNEIKSIQEKMPSFTPTLKIIQIGDRPDSSTYVRMKLKASKEGGVNCIIEKLPESISETTLLSKINEFNSDDSIHGILIQLPLPSHLNETEITNAVSSKKDVDGFHRDNAGELAKRGGKPYFIPCTPNGCIKLLEEANVDLSGKHAVVLGRSDIVGTPVASLLKNKNATVTICHSKTKDIPKILGDADIVIAACGIPEFVKGEWLKEGAVVIDVGINYIPDSSKKSGLRLVGDVDFDSAKEKASYITPVPGGVGPMTVAMLVQNVIQAAKNQLLENEKLPKITPLPLTIEKPAPSDVEISRRQQPKLIQQVANELGIRPNELEPYGHYKGKVSPSILQRLNQNKNGKYILVAGITPTPLGEGKSTTTIGLVQALTAHLGKPSIANVRQPSQGPTFGIKGGAAGGMYSQVIPMEEFNLHLTGDIHAIGAANNLLAAAVDTRMFHEATQKKDSTFYNRLVPKKNGVRKFTASMLRRLNRLGIEKTNPDDLTPEEINKFARLNINPDTISIKRVVDVNDRMLRQVTIGEAPTEKGFTRTTGFDITVASELMAILALSKDLKDMRQRIGRIVVASDFEENPITVEDIGCTGALTALLTDAIKPNLMQTLEGTPVLVHAGPFANISIGASSVIADRIALKLMGERPSISNEKQEPGYVITEAGFDFTMGGERFFNIKCRSSELTPDTVVLVATVRALKLHGGAPDVKPGQSLPSEYTTENVDLVAKGVANLCKQISNAKQFGVPVVVAINRFDSDTDAEIEVIRKASIEAGAYDAVATTHFQEGGKGALALAHSVMKATATQPVDFKYLYDINDSVEDKLTTIVQKMYGGANIEISPVAQKKIEMYKKQGFGNLPICIAKTQYSLSHDPKLKGVPTGFTFPIRDIRASIGAGYLYALAAEIQTIPGLSTYAGYMNVEVDDDGKIEGLF